In Brassica napus cultivar Da-Ae chromosome A3, Da-Ae, whole genome shotgun sequence, the sequence cttatctgatttataaaaaaaaatatcggaACCAATCGCAGGCTCCACGACAAGGATCACTCAAACATTGATCCTTAAATGGCACTTTTGGTTAccgatttttatgtttttgtggtCCCCCCTAAGAAACTGCCAAAAGCCCCCGGATGCACATGCCCTTACAATATTTGTATGCATGTTTTATTCATTAAATCATTTCTCATGTCAATAAGTCTTTTATTGATATTTGTACCAGCAAGTCTTCATTTAAGTCCTTCATGTCAATATATGTATCTGTGATGGTTTATAAACTCTTCAACTAATCTTGTTACTCTATCAGTTTAAGCCCATACTATTGGTTTTCAGATCTTGTTATTTCATTTCTAAGTCTTAGAGACTATATAAGCCAAgaagccctttctcaaaaaaaaaagactatataAACCGCTAAGTCTTTTTTGTTGTCAAGAATAGAAAAGATTTAGAATTGGTGATATCAAAATTCTATCACATATGGAAAGAAAGAAATGGGAAGAGACATCAGGCATGTTTCCGCGCGGTGGATCAAGTAGTTCGAATCATTGATAAGGCAGTGCACAACAGAATTACTTCATTTCGATACAAGGCTGATCATAAATATGCAGGATTGATGCAACGATGGTTCGCTGTCTCAGCTTAATACATAGGAAAATAAGAAACATTTCTTACAGccttgtaaattttctttttagctTTTGTAAATGCCTATTCTTTTTACATTGATCGACAAATTTcacatttcaacaaaaaaatttccaaatctcattcaattttatatttaatctaGAAAGAACTGGATCTAACAATTTTTAACTAAGGTTACTAGAAGATTTATTGACCTGTTTGCTAGCATGAATCTTAGCATAAATCTCCTTCGTTCTATAAGCCAACAAAATATCTAAACCAACTCCAATAACAGAAGCTAAAGCCATGACCAAGAAAATGAGACGGTAACAGTGAGCTCCTACGCAAGTGTTGCCTCCACCAGGAGTTGGTGTAGCCTCTGCATCGTAGAGAAATCCGGCGAGGAGACCAGAGAAGAGGAACGAGCCGAGGGGCAAGTTAAGTACTAAGATGTTATAGATGAGACCATAGTGTTTGAGACCAAAGAGTTCTGATGCTGTGGGTACGGTAATGGCTAGACGGACACCATAACAAACTCCGACCACCATTGAACCGATGTAGAGTGAATTAGGCACTGCTAAAGCCATTAGTAGATATCCTACGGCCATGAGGATTTGAGATGCTGCGTTCCATAGTGGTCTTGGTGTTCCAGCTTTCctatataaattaaaagaaaattttacattttttattagtAAAGCAATTAAATGaacatgttttttttcattCCTTTTTGAAGAACAAAAAACATGCTTATTGATAATGTTGTATTACGTTTACAGTAAGGTAACCTTCGAGTCTGGTTTAAattcaatataatatttaagtttGTATAGAATCTAGAGAGGGATATTCACGTGATACGGAAATATAGGGTGTGGTCCAAGTAAAGGAAAAGAACAAGAACTAGTTTGGACATGTCTATGCACaaatacaaaaattcaaaatgaaaCAAACAGAGCTATCTGAAAAATcacttttctttatatgaaaagtTATTAAAGGAAGCAAAATGCAAACAAACACAATAACGCATTGAATGTTGTGTGTCCATTGATGTGGATGTAAAATGATATACGTCACGTAATAGtttttaatctatattataacGAGAGTAAAGCATAGGATCCCGGAACTGTAGACTTAATCTTTTATAGTGACCGTAAATTCTAATGTTATAGAAATTTTAGCCTAAAGTTTGAATTATTCATAAATCTTCCAAAATCAAAATGGTAGCGTCCtgagtattttgttttttacaataaaaaaagaagaagaaaaatatgaaaaaattatgCATGTGAAAACATTCTACAACATTTGCCAGTTAGACCATTAAGTTAGTTTTGAACCAAACATACCATCAAAACGATTGAAtagttttgtcaaaaaaaaaaaagaaaacagattgaaTAGTAAGTTTGCGGATACAATTGCATGCAACACAAACTGAAGTGTCGGCAGGTGCTCAATGGAAGAACCTAAccaacttattagatttttgatttgaaacttattttcataattttagaaaataaaatgtataccTTTCGAAAAGATCTTTTTTATAAAGGAAATTACTGAAAATGAAATTTGCtgattgtaaaaaaaaaaactgaagtaGGTGGAAACTTACTTGAGAAAATGTTCGGAGAGAGTACCGGAGAGAATGCGACcgaaaaatccccaaatactaGTCATGGAGACGAATATCGAAACATCAGTGTAACCAAGAGCAAGCCCTATCTGGCCCATATTGTTCATCACTGCTAAACCAGTTCCTACACCACACAAGAACGAAACAAACAGCACCCAAAAGTCAACGGTCAACATCGCTTCCGTTATCGTATGGTCTTCTCCCAACACCGGCCTCTTCCTCTCCCCCACAAGATTCTCCTCTTccaccgccgccgccgccgcagcCTCTACAGCGATCACTTCCTTCTCCTCCGCTATATCTGAGCTGAGCAAGGGTTCTTGAATCTGTCCTTCAACGTCTTGTTCACCACGGTTCAAGCTTTTGATGAATGCATGGAAAGGTACAGCGATGGGAGAGAACAAGAGGAAGAGAAGTATAGAGGCGAAAGCGACTGAGAACACTCCGGTCTTGACTCCGATGATGTCGTAAGACTGAAGGTAGACAGCGACTACAACCGCTACGATGTTGAACACGGCGAAGTAGCGAGTCTCTTCGCTCTCCTCGTCGGCGGAAGAAGCTGGAGGGATCTCGCGGAGGAAGAAAACCGCAGTGAGACAGACAGCGAAAGGCACGACGGCGAGTAAAACGAGAAACGACGCCGGATCGTTTGAGAACAAAGCGGTGCATAGATCGGTGAAAATAGCAGTGCTTAGGCCTACGTATCCTTTCAATATGCCTGAGACCGGACCACGGTTTCGCCGGAAGTTTCGTATGCATGTCACTAGAACCGCCGTGTTCATCCACGTCGTGCTGTTTCCTCCCATACAGAGGAACACACACATCTAGAGTCCAAACACAAAATCTTGTCATAACTTGTACGAATGAGTTTCAGACAGACATAAAGAACCTTTTGATCGAATCAAAACTTTATTGAACTAcgttgatttataaatatatattaattatataaaaaagaaagataatctTTACCTGCCAGTAAGGGAGCGGGGTGATGGTACGGCTAACCACGAGCCATTGTACACCATAGCCAAGAAGACCTTCGAAACAGCCTATAAGGAGAATGACTGGAGTGGAAAGACGATCGGAGGCGAGGCCAGCGAGGATTCCAAAGGCTTTTCCGACGTCTTTAGCAACGGAGAGGTTGTTGAGTTGGAGCTGGTTGAGGTTCATGAGGGACTTGAGAGCGCTGGAGTAGTTGGAGAAGGTGTAGTTGTTGCCGGAGATGGATTGAACCCAAACCGCCGTTACAAAGCCAAGCCATTTTAGTGCAGAAGAGTAAGAAGAGGAAGATCTCAGGAAACCCATTgctgaaagaagaagaaggtgagtGTGTGGGTCGTGGAGGTTAAAAGTAAGGGAGGCTTTATAGAAGAAACAGGGGAAGGTTTCGTTTTTgcttgttttaatttaattaaattgtttttttcacaTTTgtcaacaaataataaaaaaaatggtttatttaaatttacaaGTGGGATGAGAACAAGGTACGGCAACGTCATGTAATACGGTTAAAGGTGGGCAGGCCGTGGATATATCACggcatgaaatatttgaaagaCGGTGTGCTCATATTGTATCTTTTCTCAGTCGTTTAAAAGAAGTGAAAAGGTCGTATAAAGCTAATAATAGTAGGTGGCCAACTaggcaatttttttttggtaaaaaaccAACTAGGCTATGTTGCTCTCCCTTGCTGCTTAGGAatatgcttcttcttcttttttgtaaaaGATATTGTTCCTTCTAAACCTATATATAGTACATATTATACTCCTAGTTGAAGTTGTATATGAACAAGCTAAAGTTTAAGTGCCATGGGTTGAGGATTTTATAATCTTCACTAcatgtaaatttaaaaataataaggtTTAATATCGTATTTGAACTTCTATATTACTAAAAGCATTTTCAATTGATTTGCAGATTCAATACATTTCACTACTGCATCTGGTTCTTTGATAAATCTATTATTCACACCTCTAATTCTAGTAGTGTAAAACgcattttggtttggttaagtTTCGTGtttgggggtgattggttgggttgTAGGAAGTgactttagctttaattttcATCTACAACCTTAAATATTATCAATCATGCTTTATCTTgttttttaaagctacaaccaaaaaaataaagctacagcaaaaacacacaaaaaatggTTGTAAAAACCTTATTTTCTAAAGCTTCATTTTTTTAGctgtagaaaattttaaatcaacatCACTTAAAGCTAAATCAAAAATCCTACAAACAAAATGTTAAAGTAAATTTTCTACAGTTACAACTCAACCAATCACCCCTCttgtcttttattttgtttgttgtaTGAAATATGCACAAATTGTGGGAGATGTGTTTGTGCATCCTGataaaaaagatttttcttAATTAAGATTAAACAGTTTTGAATTTTGTTATAAGATGTCAGTTTATCCAAAAAAATCAATGTTAAGAATAAATACTTCAAAAAGAGAGGacctagaaaaaaaaagagaaaaaaactaaCGAAAAAATGtacacataaaaatatatatcataattgtaaaatcataataaattagcgttaaaaaaaataaaaatgtatatcaaGGAATGAAAGCATCCATTACATGCCGACGAAAAAATCATCCATTACTTTCTCGTCAAGACATGAACTTGATTTGGTAAATCTGTTTGGGTCTATAGactattaaatattattttaataaatttggtTCGAATAATAAAAAGatcaaatatatcaaattttaaatcttaaaaaataattagatgttCTTTTCTTctactttattaatataaaaacttaTTATTTCGCACAATTTAATTCTCTTATAAATGAAATATGAATGACTTAAATCTCTCTTTCAATTGTATATTATcatcatctattctattaattcagagtcatatttttatctattgaTAAAAGATTatcactaaaattttaaatagtccaacaaaacatataacaatATTTGAATTCCTATAAACATCTAATAGTATTTAAAGcattttataacaatattattGTTCATAGAAAAACAACATGTAACAGTAATCAAAGATTACAAAATCTTTACGTTTGAATTTAATTATACTCCTTTGACATACATTTGAATTGAGCAtttaatgttttgtaatttaactttaaaactagatctcgattcgcgcaaccgcgcgggtttttatttttatttatttttatataaattttttttcaattcaaaattggtatatattataatatatatgtatctatcaatttttaaaatataataagtttactgtatatttttttcattgaatagactgtttcaaactttcacatgtatttgtatcttcttctatatatatttttggattattattttattattaaaatcataactatatatataaagattagtaaaatattgttttatcgtcatattcaaagatattgtaacatttcacaaatttagaatttttttcaaaaattaaacttttcgcttcatagatttatattatcgagtaaataattaaaaatttagtttttgtttagtttttaaaataaactctatagtttaaaatcatttttcattggtttaatatacttttttagcatcaacatattttaatataccttaataaaacttttaacagttttaatgtataggcactataaataatctaaatgcaaactttaatattttcgaTTTATTACTAAATTGTTACAATAAAAtcatttgtataaaattaaacagTTATGTAATAATGctgaacaatataaattaacaatatgaCACATTTACAAATATCTAAAGTTGTTGTCACCGATAAAAATgactaaacaaaatttaaaagaaaaaataactccagctaattaattttattcaaaaaattaatataacacaaaaatttatttagttaatttggcaaatgaaacaaaaataagaaatttaaaCCGTGTTTTAACGCAGGTCAATATCTTAGTATAACTTACGGCagctataaatataaaaatttgtttgCTTCGTCTTTCAAACGATTTGGTTTTCTTGTAATCGTTAACTCCAGTTTCAATAATATGAGATTCTCTTAAACCCAATCTTAGTTCGACTATTTGTGAAATAGGTAAAATCCAAGTTAAGCACAAACCATTTACCAAACAACGGTAAATATATGAAACCAAATTGTATAAAGAATATCATTACGTTATATGTAGAGATTTGTATTAGTATTGGTACAAATGTTTAATTAGAACTTGTCAAATaacttattaatttttaatttgtcAGAACCAAATTGGCATATTTCccaaataagtaaaataattaacaCTGTGATAAGTGGTCTAACAGTGTCCCCGGTCCATGTTAAATCAGAACTTGtcaaataacatttttatatacattatataaacACTATAATTTTGAAAGTCTTCGATTCTTTTTATCTAAATTTCAAAGACCTTGTTTTGTCAATGTATAAACTAAACTATGGGAGACCtacagaaaatattaaatttcacATGACCACGTTGTCGCTTGCGAAGCAAATTGCTAGTTAGTCGCATTAATAAATTTAGAGGCTGATTGGTTCTTCCAATAGGTTGTGTGTGAATTGTGAtaatggtttttggtttttgacgATCATCACTAAAAGTTCTTCCATTTATTTTGGATTGTTTCAAAtctcttaaaataaaaagtattaattttatttatacaattataatattcaaattttaaattttcaaaaattattctGTATATATTAGTGTTAATCCTATCTTTAACCGAACCCAATTCTGAGCTCAGTATGGACTTTTGTAGAACAtagaaaccaaaagaaaataataattaccatatatatatatcaattttatataaacatagacAAAGCATTATGttattttctcttaaaaataaatttcatgtctaattttttttttgtattatatcgaacttaatatgaaattgaatttgTATTTTGTGATATGCATTTATCATACATAAAGTATATCAAATAGtctaataaaattgttaaaattttaatctataaaatttaacccttatataatattaattgtgAATGAaatattcttttcatttttctaaactaaaaatattttaataatataaataaaaagatgcTTCTCTTTAAACTAATAACATtatctattaataaaaaaaatggtaacCGAATTATATAATCCATTAATAAGGGATTAAAAATAAAGTAGTGGGGACAAGAGAGATAAGATTGATAAAGACGTCTCTCTATCTACATAATTCATATAGAGATGTTGTGACTTGTGAGTCATTAATCTGATTTGCGGGATAGGTTATCACAATTTGCTTATCATATTCGAAAAAGACAGAAACCACTGAATTTTGAAACTTCTATCTCTTTCGTACGGCCATTATACAGGCTGTTACTCAAATGATTCGATCGTATTTTTTCTTGGAATGGATCCAACGGCTGAGATAGAGGTGCATGCATTGTTGTgtgattttatttcttttgataattattttatctaatGACCCTAAAGTAAATGAATAgactttatcaaaaaaaaaagtaaatgaaTAGACGTAATAGATGAATGTGATTGGTTAATAGAAACTTCAAAGAAACTTCCCATGACGATGTCGATGATCTAACTTTCTTACTTATGtgaataaaaagttaaaaacagaACCACAGGGGCGGAggcagatattttttttgttgggggCATGAGTAAAGTTAGTTGATGGATTAGAAGTatatttgatcaaaacaatgggGGCATATTGAATTTATTGAGAGATTTACATGGAATTTTAAAAAGTTGTTGGGGGCAAATGCCCCCCTCTCACACAATGTGGCTCCGCCACTGCAGAACCATTGCTGCTATCCTTTTGATTTGAATTGAAGGCATACTACAAGTGGCCTTAGATTGTTTGTCTTCAACAGCCATTGTTGGAACAGCGATATGTTTGTCtcagttcaaaaaaagaaagacacaGCGATATGTTTGTCTATTTTAAAAGTAAGCAACTTGTGTCGTCCAACTTTTATGTTTCACTAAAAATGTTTCactaacaaagaaaaaaagtatcGCACCTCGTGCTTGACCGAATGAAACGTGACAAATTAAAAATGTGATCTAATTACCTGCTTTTAGAAGATCTTGTGTAACATCACCGTATCTGAAACACAATCTCATAAGACCATCTTCTTGAGAAACAATTGGatttaagcttttttttttaattttgtaaaatactcaacaatatttaaatatcatttttattttattatttactaaaaaatcctactatataaaagggactaaatccCTCCTTTCTAAGCCATGCCACATGGGCAAAATATTGTGAACCAACCAAGATGCCATGTCATCCGGATTGGacttgagttaaaaaaaaagctattttcGGAGCCCATTCGACCCATCTCGAAGCACATTCTCGAGCCACTCTCTCATAAGCATAATTCCGTGTTCTAAACATCccgtgttaaatttttttaaatgctcatatcttaaaaatagtttagaaaatatatttatataaatgtttttttcttgaaaatatttaactataattttttgtatctttttaacttttataataaaaatattattttcaaatagcaacaaaatatatataagaattatctgatttttaaatttttttataatttttttatattattttagaatcaaatatttaatattaatataatatataaattttatatgattaaaataaaattcgtttttaattatatataaaattcattaagggtataattttaattaacacATTAGCGTATCcgttaaaaattaataataaatcaataacctatctaaaagtctaaaatctaataaaatatgacaaataagaaaaactaactaaattttaatctaacatagaaatttaatattactaaaataatattcatttttaatatatatctataatattaattaagggtattttttaaattaataaattagtgacttagctaaaaataaataataaatcaattatttaactaaaacctaataaaaacatgacaaactCCCACAATCATATAagagttttgttaaataaaacataagtttgTTGTatcggtgttacaaaaaaacaatcattaatAGTGTCGTAGGAATTATGTCTTTCCCATTAGTGAATAAAATTGAAGCAGAATGTTGGAGGATAGCTCAACGTATAGACGAGATTATGGAGATTGATATGGGAGTTGAGGTAACGGACACAATTGTTCCTCCGTAAAGAAACGCTCCTGTTAGACATCCTGGATAAATGAAAGAGACATATCTGGACTTGGTTTTGTGTTAATGGATGGTGACTTTCCAATGCTGTTTGGAGCAAGAGTCGATATACACGCACCAAATCACCACTGCAAGCGGAAGCTGAAGGTTTGCTATGGACAATGCAAGTGATACTGAAGTTTGGACAAAGAGAGATGGTCTTTCAATCGACTGTGAACAACTGGTTATACTCATTCAAAAGGAGGAAGGTTAGCCTGTGTTGTACTCGGAGCTCGACGAAATACAAGCTGTATGCAAAGAATTTTCTGAACTTTCTATTGCTTATATTcctagatttttaaaattccgTACGAATAGCCTAGCAAAAGGTGTCCGATCACACGCATCTCGATCGGCTTTTGTAAATCCTTTTGCACAAAGTTGGCTAATTCCACAAGCTAGCATGAGGGTGCcaaaaaagagaacaaaagtgaaagtgaaactaaatatcctaatgaacaaatttatgaGAAGTCTACATTTATGTGGATGTCTATATGGGACAAAGAATTTTGTAAGACAATTATAGAATATAGTCACAAAAATCaatcctaaaatatataatttaaaaaaaccatttaaacaaaccatcaaaattttcaatattacaccaaataagaatataaagaccaACTATATTCTCTTCGTGTATAATGTGTTGTGGtaagattcaaaaaaattaacttactttacagtaagaaaaaaattagatttttaattctaaatttaaagtaaaaacataacattttataaaactaaacaattgacataatagtacaaaaatatgaaaaaaatcaaaatactatCTGCGCGTAGTGCGGACAAGGACCTAGTTCTAATAAAACCTTCTAATAATGGCGTTCCCAAGTTTGCCACGAATATTATATCGTGATAGGTTTCTTTCAAGATCACTATACTTTATGAACCAAGAAGACAAACCCACCTAACTGTTTTGTACTCTAGATATCTGtaaatttgaaattcaaaaacttaaatctagaaaatattaataatatatctgTGTGAGTAACATAACCAActacaaaactcttaaaatacGACCAAGATGCtaagttttataagttttttttttttttgctaaactgaGTTTTATAAGtttcaaacttaaaattaattgataattaGTGCCTGATCCATATTATTGAT encodes:
- the LOC106439838 gene encoding protein NUCLEAR FUSION DEFECTIVE 4, which produces MGFLRSSSSYSSALKWLGFVTAVWVQSISGNNYTFSNYSSALKSLMNLNQLQLNNLSVAKDVGKAFGILAGLASDRLSTPVILLIGCFEGLLGYGVQWLVVSRTITPLPYWQMCVFLCMGGNSTTWMNTAVLVTCIRNFRRNRGPVSGILKGYVGLSTAIFTDLCTALFSNDPASFLVLLAVVPFAVCLTAVFFLREIPPASSADEESEETRYFAVFNIVAVVVAVYLQSYDIIGVKTGVFSVAFASILLFLLFSPIAVPFHAFIKSLNRGEQDVEGQIQEPLLSSDIAEEKEVIAVEAAAAAAVEEENLVGERKRPVLGEDHTITEAMLTVDFWVLFVSFLCGVGTGLAVMNNMGQIGLALGYTDVSIFVSMTSIWGFFGRILSGTLSEHFLKKAGTPRPLWNAASQILMAVGYLLMALAVPNSLYIGSMVVGVCYGVRLAITVPTASELFGLKHYGLIYNILVLNLPLGSFLFSGLLAGFLYDAEATPTPGGGNTCVGAHCYRLIFLVMALASVIGVGLDILLAYRTKEIYAKIHASKQVNKSSSNLS